In one window of Fictibacillus phosphorivorans DNA:
- a CDS encoding STAS domain-containing protein: protein MNYVLEGTIKDTLNCLEENIFFIDQDLHISWMNNSSKNLLQVMKKYLNIGTPEDMIGQPIKSLHKNFLQEELMNYNEFPIDAQIVLFDRFVARLIVTELLVENQKRGYLLTWKDLTEREQERERTKEILNELATPILQTVAEHTLLVPLIGELTLERLETLTTKLLKECLNNGADYVILDFSGVTTITDSELGIEIQNLTDAIKLMGADVLYCGFPKEMVKDMVSLGVHTNQLSFVSFRNAIRYVVKEQEK, encoded by the coding sequence ATGAATTATGTGTTAGAGGGTACGATTAAGGACACACTGAATTGTTTAGAAGAGAATATCTTTTTCATAGATCAAGACCTTCACATCTCTTGGATGAATAATAGCAGTAAGAATTTACTTCAAGTGATGAAGAAATATTTAAATATTGGTACTCCAGAAGATATGATTGGTCAGCCTATAAAAAGCCTTCATAAAAACTTTCTTCAAGAAGAGCTAATGAATTACAATGAGTTTCCAATTGATGCGCAGATCGTTCTTTTTGATAGATTTGTTGCCAGGTTGATTGTAACGGAGCTGCTTGTCGAAAATCAGAAAAGGGGCTATCTGTTAACGTGGAAAGACTTAACAGAGCGCGAACAGGAAAGAGAAAGAACAAAAGAAATACTGAATGAGCTAGCAACGCCAATCCTTCAAACCGTTGCAGAACATACACTGTTAGTGCCGCTGATTGGTGAACTTACATTGGAAAGACTTGAAACGTTGACTACAAAACTATTGAAAGAATGTCTAAACAATGGAGCCGATTACGTAATCTTAGATTTTTCAGGTGTAACGACCATTACAGATTCTGAGCTTGGGATCGAGATTCAAAACCTGACAGATGCGATTAAACTGATGGGAGCCGATGTATTGTATTGCGGATTTCCTAAGGAAATGGTCAAAGATATGGTTTCTCTAGGTGTGCATACTAATCAACTCTCCTTTGTCTCTTTTCGAAATGCGATTCGTTATGTTGTCAAAGAACAAGAGAAATAA
- a CDS encoding DNA alkylation repair protein produces MYTEKLWQYLNNKANKEDAEPMKKYMRDQFEFFGIRSPILKQSMKDFLKEYGLPAKEQLPSIIEEAWSRPEREMQYATFTIVEKLKKQMTKEDIEWIEYTIINKSWWDTVDHIAKHIAGIYLMKFPDEIEPVTKRWVQSKNIWLMRSAILFQLGYKDKTDKELLAQIIKDTKYDQDFFIRKGIGWALREYAYTDADWVWEFVHKEELSPLSYKEAIKNIKKTKQPH; encoded by the coding sequence ATGTACACAGAAAAATTGTGGCAGTATTTAAACAACAAAGCTAATAAAGAAGATGCGGAGCCAATGAAAAAGTATATGCGCGATCAGTTCGAATTCTTCGGGATTCGTTCTCCCATTTTGAAACAAAGTATGAAGGACTTTTTGAAGGAGTATGGATTGCCTGCAAAAGAACAACTACCTTCCATTATTGAAGAAGCTTGGTCTAGACCGGAACGAGAAATGCAGTATGCGACTTTTACAATTGTTGAAAAGTTAAAGAAGCAGATGACCAAAGAGGATATTGAATGGATCGAGTATACCATCATTAATAAGAGTTGGTGGGATACGGTCGATCACATCGCTAAACATATCGCAGGCATTTATTTAATGAAGTTTCCAGATGAGATCGAACCCGTTACAAAACGTTGGGTTCAGTCCAAGAACATTTGGCTCATGCGATCGGCAATTCTGTTTCAACTCGGATATAAAGACAAAACCGATAAAGAACTTCTAGCACAAATCATTAAAGATACAAAGTACGATCAAGATTTTTTTATTCGAAAAGGAATTGGATGGGCATTAAGGGAGTACGCATACACAGATGCTGATTGGGTATGGGAGTTTGTACATAAAGAAGAGTTAAGTCCGCTCTCCTATAAAGAGGCGATTAAGAATATTAAAAAGACAAAGCAGCCGCATTAA
- a CDS encoding glycosyl hydrolase family 18 protein, translated as MKKIVAFLAAFTIVLSGCGNSNNMKESEAAPKNMSNETRNSPRLEQINSPQKKQVDISKAETNHGKTKIETLGFLEPIEAKQSIRDVQESVNDLTYVAFFSYQVNKDGSLKPIKDYAALQEVKKSKAMPMMVLTNFIDGNFSPEIAHNIFTDKTASKTLIGSVISTMKQKGYKALNIDFEHIKEKDRELYNGFLETIIPQVQKEGFKVSTALAPKTSDEQKGPWHGAHDYKRHGELADFVVLMTYEWGWSGGPPMAVAPVPQVEKVVKYATSVIPPEKIVMGAPLYGYDWTLPYKKGNKFAKRVAPAEAHDLALKEDATVKYDNESQAPFFNYKDDNGKEHVVWFENEQSAEAKNQLVKKYKLRGLAYWVLGEPFPENWTLLRDQFNITHK; from the coding sequence ATGAAAAAGATAGTCGCTTTTTTAGCGGCGTTTACGATTGTACTTAGCGGATGCGGCAATTCTAACAACATGAAAGAAAGCGAAGCTGCGCCAAAGAACATGAGTAACGAAACGCGGAATAGCCCAAGGTTAGAACAGATTAACTCGCCACAAAAAAAACAGGTGGACATCTCTAAAGCTGAAACGAATCATGGCAAGACCAAGATTGAAACGTTAGGGTTTTTAGAGCCGATCGAAGCGAAGCAGTCCATAAGAGATGTACAAGAATCAGTAAACGACTTAACATACGTAGCGTTTTTTAGTTATCAAGTTAATAAAGACGGATCGCTGAAGCCGATCAAAGATTACGCAGCGCTTCAAGAAGTGAAGAAATCTAAAGCCATGCCGATGATGGTTTTAACAAACTTTATTGATGGAAACTTCTCACCAGAGATCGCACATAACATCTTCACAGATAAGACAGCTTCAAAAACACTGATCGGAAGCGTTATTAGTACGATGAAGCAAAAAGGATATAAAGCACTTAATATCGATTTCGAACATATCAAAGAGAAAGATCGAGAGCTTTATAATGGATTCTTAGAAACGATCATTCCACAAGTTCAAAAAGAAGGATTTAAAGTATCAACTGCTTTAGCACCAAAAACAAGCGATGAACAAAAAGGACCATGGCATGGAGCACATGACTATAAACGTCATGGAGAACTAGCAGACTTTGTTGTCCTCATGACTTATGAGTGGGGATGGTCTGGTGGACCTCCAATGGCTGTTGCACCAGTTCCTCAAGTAGAAAAAGTGGTTAAGTATGCAACATCAGTCATTCCTCCAGAAAAAATTGTGATGGGTGCACCGTTATACGGATATGACTGGACACTGCCTTATAAAAAAGGAAATAAATTCGCAAAACGCGTTGCTCCAGCGGAAGCACATGACTTAGCATTAAAAGAGGATGCAACTGTAAAATACGATAACGAGTCTCAAGCACCGTTTTTTAATTACAAAGATGATAACGGCAAAGAGCATGTTGTCTGGTTTGAGAACGAACAAAGTGCAGAAGCGAAAAACCAACTCGTAAAGAAGTATAAACTAAGAGGTCTTGCTTATTGGGTACTGGGAGAACCATTCCCTGAGAACTGGACGCTACTTAGAGATCAGTTCAATATTACTCATAAATAA
- the thrB gene encoding homoserine kinase, with the protein MKAEPFSIHVPASTANLGPGFDSVGLALNRYLTVHVQPFAPRKTTFHGEELQAFNKDENNLIMQAAHFTADSFRKKLPPCQLDVVSTFPTSKGMGSSASAIVAGIELANILLDLELSKESKSLLASSLEEHPDNVIPAIFGGLTISFYNGQVVETVHVPDVAVEMIIAIPDGVLHTKQSRGSLPNLLPFNKAVEGSAISNVLVAALMKNDWKKAADMMNRDLFHEPFRSKWVPLYAELKEKAIELGAYGAAISGSGPSIVCFTPHQKAAGITEQLSTLFPQYHFETIFPDRRGVVVEKCLSAAL; encoded by the coding sequence ATGAAAGCAGAACCTTTTTCGATCCATGTTCCGGCAAGTACAGCCAATCTTGGTCCTGGCTTTGATTCTGTTGGTCTTGCTCTAAACAGATACTTAACCGTTCACGTTCAGCCTTTCGCTCCGCGCAAAACAACATTTCACGGAGAGGAACTTCAAGCATTCAATAAAGATGAAAACAACTTAATCATGCAAGCCGCACATTTCACCGCAGATTCTTTTCGAAAGAAACTGCCTCCTTGTCAGTTAGATGTGGTGAGTACATTTCCTACATCAAAAGGAATGGGAAGCTCTGCATCAGCGATCGTGGCAGGCATCGAACTAGCAAACATCCTTTTAGACCTTGAGTTATCTAAGGAATCAAAATCACTTCTTGCCAGTTCTCTTGAAGAACATCCTGATAATGTGATTCCTGCTATCTTTGGAGGACTTACGATCAGTTTCTATAATGGACAAGTGGTCGAAACAGTTCATGTTCCAGATGTTGCCGTTGAGATGATTATAGCTATTCCAGACGGAGTTCTTCATACGAAACAATCACGAGGCTCACTGCCAAACCTTCTTCCCTTCAACAAAGCGGTTGAAGGCAGTGCGATCAGCAATGTGCTTGTTGCCGCATTAATGAAGAATGACTGGAAAAAAGCAGCTGATATGATGAACCGCGATCTGTTTCATGAACCGTTTCGTTCAAAATGGGTCCCTTTATATGCTGAACTTAAGGAAAAAGCGATCGAACTCGGTGCTTATGGTGCCGCAATAAGCGGTTCTGGCCCCTCCATCGTCTGCTTCACTCCTCACCAAAAAGCGGCTGGTATTACAGAACAACTTTCTACGTTGTTTCCACAGTACCACTTTGAAACGATTTTTCCTGATCGCAGGGGTGTTGTTGTTGAAAAATGCTTGTCTGCCGCTTTATGA
- a CDS encoding STAS domain-containing protein, with amino-acid sequence MAERFLEMKGWSFTLSIHLNSVIKNKSVKNFEEATANILHFMSKLININTLFIAKNDKQVNEIKKAVNKNTVLIQEGTTMPFQETFCKVSVDKGNDILLIEDITQNERTKDLNVTANLGGGSFIAIPIYYEDGENYGTICGLDTDRFEFTDQHVELFQTMSSLLTYVLELDKANKEIKEISVPIVPLTKGVAILPIIGHINEYRAELIIQSTLESSMSLELEHMIIDLSGVSRINNSVSEYLLNIVKLLRLIGVTPILTGFRPDLALTTLHVDVDFKGILITNNLESALTQIGFSLNKNENSHSRSHIVM; translated from the coding sequence ATGGCAGAAAGATTTTTAGAAATGAAAGGTTGGTCATTTACTTTGTCTATTCATCTAAATTCAGTAATTAAGAATAAATCAGTTAAAAATTTTGAAGAAGCCACCGCAAACATTCTTCATTTTATGAGCAAACTTATCAACATTAATACGTTGTTTATCGCTAAGAATGACAAACAAGTAAATGAAATCAAAAAAGCAGTCAATAAAAATACGGTATTGATTCAAGAAGGTACAACAATGCCTTTTCAAGAAACGTTCTGTAAAGTGAGCGTAGATAAAGGCAATGACATTCTTCTTATAGAAGATATTACGCAAAATGAACGGACGAAAGATCTAAATGTAACTGCAAATCTAGGTGGGGGTAGCTTTATTGCGATTCCGATCTATTATGAAGATGGTGAAAATTACGGAACTATCTGTGGTCTAGATACAGATCGGTTCGAGTTTACTGATCAGCATGTTGAGCTTTTTCAGACGATGTCTTCGTTGTTGACATACGTATTAGAGCTTGATAAGGCGAATAAGGAGATTAAAGAAATCTCAGTACCGATCGTTCCTTTAACAAAAGGTGTTGCAATCCTTCCTATCATTGGCCATATTAATGAATATCGAGCAGAGCTCATCATTCAAAGCACACTGGAAAGCAGCATGAGTTTAGAGCTTGAACATATGATCATCGATCTTTCTGGTGTGAGCAGAATCAATAATTCTGTTAGCGAATATCTGTTAAATATCGTGAAGTTGCTAAGGTTAATAGGAGTCACTCCCATTCTTACTGGATTCAGACCTGACCTTGCATTAACAACTCTTCATGTCGATGTTGACTTTAAAGGTATCTTGATCACGAATAATTTAGAGAGCGCACTTACTCAGATCGGATTTAGTCTCAATAAGAACGAAAATAGTCATTCAAGATCACATATCGTAATGTGA
- a CDS encoding aminopeptidase: MKSFEEKLDQYAELVIKVGLGLKEGQRLLISSPIETAEFTRKVTKHAYENGCKRVMVDWSDTQTSRIHLTLAAEEVLQNDLPSWEIDKYNSLVENHDCFLMITGNDPNAYKGVPSERMMFVQKNRGEKLQAFSAGQLRGDMHWAIAGAPTVGWAKSVFPDKNDEEAVDALWEAIFKTVRVDQNDPVAAWDEHVKTLTEKVNYLNEQKFKTLHYKSEGTDLSIDLHPDHTWIGGGHHSTFGTYYIPNLPTEEVFTTPRKYGVNGKVSSSKPLSAMGNIIDNFSLTFKDGKVVDFTAEEGYDTLKQLLSIDDGMGYLGEVALVPHDSPISNSGITFNNTLYDENASCHLAIGTSITMSVKDAGNLSPEQMEEKEINFSRGHTDFMIGSADLEIEAEYEDGKRIPLFTNGNWAI; the protein is encoded by the coding sequence ATGAAGTCGTTTGAAGAGAAGTTGGATCAATACGCTGAATTAGTGATAAAGGTTGGGTTAGGTTTAAAAGAAGGACAAAGGTTGCTTATCAGTTCGCCGATAGAAACAGCAGAATTTACTCGCAAGGTAACGAAGCATGCCTATGAGAACGGTTGTAAACGAGTGATGGTGGATTGGAGTGATACACAAACAAGCCGTATTCACCTAACGCTTGCAGCAGAAGAGGTTCTTCAAAATGATCTGCCTTCTTGGGAGATTGATAAATACAACAGCCTAGTGGAAAATCATGATTGCTTCTTGATGATTACAGGAAATGACCCGAATGCTTATAAAGGTGTTCCTTCTGAGCGGATGATGTTCGTTCAAAAAAATCGTGGTGAGAAACTTCAAGCTTTTTCAGCAGGGCAATTAAGAGGAGATATGCACTGGGCGATCGCAGGTGCACCCACGGTTGGTTGGGCTAAGAGCGTATTTCCAGACAAAAATGATGAAGAAGCAGTAGATGCATTATGGGAAGCGATCTTCAAAACCGTTCGCGTTGATCAGAACGATCCTGTAGCAGCATGGGACGAACATGTGAAGACATTGACAGAGAAAGTAAACTACTTAAACGAACAAAAGTTTAAAACGCTTCATTACAAGTCTGAGGGTACTGATCTAAGCATCGACCTACATCCGGATCACACGTGGATTGGTGGAGGTCATCATTCAACGTTCGGTACGTATTATATCCCGAACTTGCCAACAGAAGAAGTGTTCACAACACCAAGAAAATACGGTGTGAACGGTAAAGTTTCAAGTTCAAAGCCACTTTCAGCGATGGGGAACATCATTGATAACTTCAGTTTAACGTTCAAAGATGGAAAAGTGGTTGATTTCACGGCCGAAGAAGGGTACGACACGTTAAAACAACTGCTTAGTATCGATGATGGAATGGGGTATTTAGGGGAAGTTGCATTAGTTCCTCATGATTCGCCGATCTCCAACTCAGGCATCACTTTTAATAACACGTTGTATGATGAAAATGCTTCGTGCCATCTAGCGATCGGAACATCAATTACGATGTCAGTGAAGGATGCAGGAAACCTTTCACCCGAACAGATGGAAGAGAAAGAGATCAACTTTAGCCGCGGTCATACGGACTTTATGATTGGGTCTGCAGACCTTGAAATTGAAGCTGAATATGAAGATGGCAAACGTATTCCATTATTTACAAATGGAAACTGGGCGATATAA
- a CDS encoding homoserine dehydrogenase, which translates to MVTHVSVGLLGLGTVGSGVVRMIEGNREELQHRVGCPVFIEKILVQNVEKERLVSINNEWLTQHPEDVIQNPNIQVVIEVMGGIELAREYITLALQNKKHVITANKDLMALYGAELLQVAHENECDLFYEASVAGGIPIIRSLVDGLASDKITKMMGIVNGTTNYILTKMDKQQRNYEEVLKEAQDLGYAEADPTSDVEGIDAARKMAILSTLGFSMHIHLDDVTVSGISKVTQEDLEYARQFGYTLKLIGNAKKDNGKVEISVEPTLLPDSHPLASVHNEYNAVYVYGESVGETMFFGPGAGQLPTATSVVSDLVAVVKNMRLGVNGKSVVAPQFDKQLKQPNEIDGKFFYRLYVKDEAGAFSSITSLFALHDISLEKLIQSPVDHKGVAEIVIVTHGTNKQQDSHVYNLLRDSEVVQEIKSHYRVEGA; encoded by the coding sequence TTGGTTACTCACGTTTCAGTAGGACTTTTAGGATTAGGAACTGTAGGCAGTGGTGTTGTCAGAATGATCGAAGGAAATCGAGAAGAATTGCAACACCGAGTGGGATGCCCTGTTTTTATCGAGAAAATACTCGTACAGAATGTCGAGAAAGAACGTCTTGTCTCCATTAACAATGAATGGTTAACTCAGCATCCCGAAGATGTTATTCAAAATCCAAATATACAGGTTGTTATTGAAGTGATGGGCGGTATTGAATTAGCACGAGAATATATCACACTTGCACTTCAAAATAAAAAGCATGTGATCACAGCAAACAAAGATCTGATGGCCCTATATGGTGCAGAACTCTTACAGGTGGCACATGAAAATGAATGTGATCTCTTTTATGAAGCAAGTGTTGCAGGAGGCATCCCTATTATTCGATCACTAGTCGATGGGTTAGCTTCAGACAAAATTACGAAGATGATGGGAATCGTAAATGGAACAACGAACTATATTCTTACAAAAATGGATAAACAACAGCGCAACTATGAGGAAGTATTAAAAGAAGCTCAAGATCTTGGATACGCAGAAGCTGACCCCACATCAGACGTAGAGGGAATCGATGCAGCGAGGAAGATGGCCATTCTCTCAACCCTCGGATTTTCTATGCACATCCACCTAGATGACGTAACCGTGTCAGGTATATCCAAGGTTACACAAGAGGATCTTGAATACGCGCGTCAGTTCGGTTATACGCTGAAATTGATCGGAAACGCAAAAAAGGATAATGGCAAAGTGGAAATCAGTGTTGAGCCTACTCTCCTTCCCGACTCTCATCCGTTAGCAAGTGTTCACAATGAATACAATGCTGTCTATGTGTACGGTGAGTCAGTGGGAGAAACGATGTTCTTTGGGCCAGGAGCAGGACAGTTACCGACTGCTACGTCCGTTGTTTCAGATTTAGTTGCTGTTGTTAAGAACATGCGACTTGGAGTGAATGGGAAAAGCGTGGTTGCTCCTCAGTTTGATAAACAATTAAAACAACCGAACGAGATCGACGGAAAATTCTTTTACCGGTTGTACGTGAAAGATGAGGCAGGTGCTTTCTCTTCCATCACTTCTCTGTTTGCATTGCATGATATCTCACTTGAAAAATTAATTCAAAGCCCTGTAGATCATAAAGGAGTTGCAGAAATTGTGATCGTAACCCACGGAACAAACAAACAGCAAGATAGTCACGTCTACAACCTGCTTCGGGACTCTGAAGTCGTTCAAGAAATTAAAAGTCACTATCGTGTGGAGGGAGCTTAA
- a CDS encoding NfeD family protein has translation MELFGYPLSTIYLGSFIVFGCITFVYILFGDMLDAAVDFLHPSLILSFFTIGTASGYLLEIMTNINSWFIMVFSGLLSLLLVTLLNVFVLMPIRSSEESLAYRDEDLKGRVGTVLTSVPTDGFGEILIEGISGRISKSAISMDNKPISQGEKVLIIDIQKGVVSVMRYEQVEQTYIH, from the coding sequence GTGGAATTATTCGGATATCCGTTGTCTACGATCTATTTAGGAAGTTTTATTGTTTTTGGGTGCATCACTTTTGTATACATCTTATTTGGTGACATGCTTGATGCAGCTGTAGACTTTTTGCATCCATCGCTCATCTTATCCTTTTTTACAATCGGGACGGCTTCGGGCTATTTATTAGAGATCATGACGAATATAAACAGCTGGTTCATTATGGTGTTCAGTGGTCTACTATCGTTGTTGCTCGTGACTTTATTGAACGTTTTCGTTTTGATGCCAATCCGTTCATCAGAAGAATCATTAGCTTATAGAGACGAAGATCTTAAAGGCAGAGTGGGTACCGTACTAACTTCGGTTCCGACAGATGGATTTGGGGAGATCTTAATCGAAGGAATCAGCGGAAGGATTTCAAAATCAGCGATTAGCATGGATAACAAACCGATCTCACAAGGAGAAAAAGTGTTGATCATTGATATTCAAAAAGGTGTCGTATCTGTCATGCGTTATGAGCAAGTGGAACAAACATATATTCATTAA
- the thrC gene encoding threonine synthase, whose translation MHWKGLLHQYKEYLPVNASTPLLSLNEGHTPLIPLPHLSKEWGINLYAKYEGANPTGSFKDRGMVMAVAKAKEEGSRAIICASTGNTSAAAAAYGARAGLRCIVVIPDGKIAQGKLAQAKMYGAEIFAIEGNFDEALQMVQKMSEEEDFTLVNSVNPYRLEGQKTAAFELVDALAGAPDILAIPVGNAGNISAYWKGFKEYDAVKSSGLPRIHGFQAAGAAPIVNGSVVKNPETIATAIRIGNPASWKLASSALEESGGVIDSVTDEEILEAYQMLASKEGVFAEPASCSTIAGLYKQHKQGVLPNGASVVAILTGNGLKDPDIALKTVKQEPIVIPNDFDLLRQQLKGCVV comes from the coding sequence ATGCATTGGAAAGGATTACTACATCAATATAAAGAATATTTGCCAGTCAATGCGTCTACTCCCCTTCTATCGTTAAACGAAGGGCATACACCACTTATCCCGCTCCCACATCTTTCAAAAGAATGGGGCATCAACCTTTATGCGAAGTACGAAGGAGCGAATCCTACAGGCTCTTTTAAAGACAGAGGGATGGTCATGGCTGTAGCAAAAGCGAAAGAAGAAGGAAGCAGAGCCATCATCTGTGCTTCTACAGGAAATACTTCTGCTGCAGCGGCCGCCTACGGTGCAAGAGCTGGCCTCCGATGTATCGTTGTTATCCCTGATGGTAAGATTGCACAAGGAAAACTGGCTCAAGCAAAAATGTATGGAGCAGAGATCTTTGCCATAGAAGGAAATTTTGATGAAGCACTTCAGATGGTACAAAAAATGAGTGAAGAAGAAGATTTCACTCTCGTTAACTCAGTAAATCCATATCGACTTGAAGGACAGAAAACAGCAGCTTTCGAATTGGTTGATGCGCTTGCCGGAGCTCCTGACATCTTGGCTATACCTGTTGGAAACGCTGGTAATATTAGTGCGTATTGGAAAGGATTCAAAGAGTATGATGCCGTTAAATCTTCCGGCCTCCCTCGCATCCATGGATTTCAAGCAGCCGGTGCCGCTCCAATCGTAAACGGATCTGTTGTAAAAAATCCTGAAACGATCGCAACGGCCATTCGAATCGGAAATCCTGCCAGCTGGAAGTTAGCTTCATCCGCGTTAGAAGAATCCGGTGGCGTCATTGATTCTGTCACAGATGAAGAGATTTTAGAAGCATATCAGATGCTCGCTTCCAAAGAAGGTGTTTTCGCTGAACCTGCTTCTTGCAGCACGATAGCTGGACTATATAAACAACATAAACAAGGAGTACTACCAAACGGTGCTTCCGTTGTTGCCATCCTAACCGGTAATGGCCTTAAAGATCCTGATATCGCACTAAAAACAGTGAAACAAGAACCGATCGTGATTCCGAATGATTTTGATTTATTACGTCAACAGCTAAAAGGATGTGTTGTATAA